The genomic region ACAGCTTCATGTTCGAGATCACCGGCACCGCGTGCCAGCGCAGCCCCATCTCGCCGAACCACGGCAAGGCCGGGTGCTCCAGCGGCACCTCGTGCACGATCTCCTGCGGCAACGTGAACAGGCGCGCACCCTCGTGCTGCGTCTCCACCACCAGCGGCAGCAGGTCGAACCGCGACCTGCGGGCCGGCGGCCGCCACCCCATGCCCTGCATCGTCTCGGTGAACTGGGCGTAGCGCCGGTCCCCGGTGCCGTCGGCGTAGCCGGCGTACCGGATCAGCTGCTCGTTCCAGATCACCGGACCCGGCGAACCCGGCGCGTCCGGGGCGAACACCGTCACCAGCGGCCGGATCTCACCGCCGTTCGTGGCGAGCCGCAGGTGTTCCACGCACTCGCCGGCGACCGCTGCGGCGTTGCGGTACCCGCGCAGGTCACGGACCTTCAACCGGCGCCACGGCACACCCGAGGTGCACCAGCCCGAGTCGCGCAACGCGATCCGCGCGCCGTACGCGAGCTCGTTGGTGGTGTGGCGGTAGGTTCCGGTCTCGGCGATCTCGGCGCGCACCTGGGCGATGCGGGCGGACAGCGAGCCTGCGTCGGAGTGCGCCGCGTGGAACATGCGGACGAACTCCTCCGCAACAGGGAGGACGTCGGGGGTCACGGAGCGAGAACCTAATTCCGGAAAGGCTTCACGCGTCACTGCCACTCGGGGCACATCGGGTGATCAACACCTGCCACCTGATCGAGTGACACCTAGACCCGTAGTGGCCACCGTCCCCGCTTGAGACCTCGATCAGGTGAGGTCGTTCCGCTTGAACATCAGATCGTGAGACACGCGACCCTCGTTCACGGCCCGCTGCTCGAACTTCGTGACCGGCCGCCAGTCCGGCCGCGGCGCCCAGCCGTCGTACACGTTCGTCAGCAGCCGCTCGCCCGAGCACACCTCGAGCATCTGCTCCGCGTAGTTCTCCCAGTCGGTCGCCAGGTGCAGCACACCGCCCGGCTCCAGCCGCGAGGCCAGCAACGACACGAACTCCGGCTGCACGAGCCTGCGCTTGTGGTGCTTCTTCTTCGGCCACGGGTCCGGGAAGAAGATCCGCACGCCGTGCAACGACGCGGGCGTCACGTGGTCGGTCAGCAGGTCGACGGCGTCGCCGCGCAGCACGCGCAGGTTGTCGAGCCCGCCCAGGTGTTCGGCACGCAGCAGCAGCTGGGCCAGACCGGGCTTGTAGACCTCGACGGCGACGTAGTTCAGCTCGGGTGCGGCGGCCACGAGCTGGGAGGTGGTCTCGCCCATGCCGGAACCGATCTCCAGCAGCACGGGCGCGGAACGACCGAACCACGACGTGAAGTCGAGCGGCCCCTCGGGCAGCGTCTTCACGTCGTGGCCGAGCTTCTCCCAGTGGGTGTCCCAGGCGCGCTCCTGCCCCACGGTCATGCGCTCGCCGCGCTGCACGAAGCTGACGATGGAACGGTGGTGCTCAGGCCTGGTCACGACGGGACAGTCTAGGCAATCAGTTCGATGTCCTCGATTTGCGCACGCAGCTCGGCGACCGTGAAGTCGATGGGCTGGGCGTGGCCGGGGCCGCGGTGCGCCGGCACCAGGTGGATCCAGCCGCGGTGCGCGTCGGTGAACTGCACCGTCGTCGGTGTCGCCGGGCCGTAGACACCACTTTCGGACGGCACGTACTCCCAGTAGCCGACCTCGCCGAGGTCGACCCACGGGACGTAGACCCAGCCCGGACGGGACGACAACAACTCGGTCACCGCGTCCTCGACGGCGTGACCCTCCGCACGCGAGCGCAATCTGCCCCGGTCGAGCGCGCGCAACCACCACGGCGCCGGTGCGTCTTCCACCTCCCGAACGCTCCGGTACATCCTGAGCACCTGGTTCTCGTCCGCCTTGTTCACCCAGGATCGCCGGGCGTCCGCCGGGGAGAGATCGAGATCAACAGAGTTGGGCGCCTCGAGCGCACTAGCCCATTCGAGGCCGAGCATTGCTTCGACACGAACCACTGGCCACCTCCGGCCTCGGGATATCCCCATTGAACGGCAACTCAAACGTGCACGATGTCCGAAAAGTGGCTTTTCACTGGTTGTTAACAACACCCTTACGCCGGGTGTGACCCCACGCACGTTGCGCCGTGGCCTGGAAACGCGATGTAGCTGACGTGCCGCTGCTCCCCGCACTTGCCGTCGCACTGCCGTTGCTGCTCGCCGCGCAGACGATCGAGGAGCAGGAGTGGCACCTCGACGCGCTCGACGTCTACGGCGCGCAGGCCCAGACCCGCGGTGACGGCGTGATCGTCGGCGTGATCGACTCCGGGGTCGACGCCCAGCACCCCGACCTGGCCGGACGCGTGCTGCCCGGCACCGGCTTCGGCAGCTCCCAGGGCACCGACGGCACCACCGACACCGACGGCCACGGCACCGGCATGGCCGCGATCATCGCGGGCACCGGCCGCAACGGCGGTGCGCTCGGCATCGCGCCCGGCGCCAAGATCCTCCCGGTCGCGAGCGCGGAGAAGACCCAGTTCGCGCTCGACGTCGTCGCCGACAGCATCAGGTGGGCCACCGACCACGGCGCCAAGGTCATCAACCTGTCGCTCGGCTTCACCGGCTCGACGACCCCGGGCCTCGTCCGCGCGGTGAACTACGCGATGGACAAGGACGTCGTCCTCGTCGCCGCGACCGGCAACGAGGGCGAGGAGGTCTCCTCACCGGCGAACATCGGTGGCGTGATCGCGGTCGCCGGCACCAACCGGGACGGGCGGCCGTGGCGGTCGTCGAACGTCGGCGCGGACACCGTGCTCGCCGCGCCGGCGGAGGGCATCGTCACCGCCTCGCCGGAGAGCGTGTACCCGAGCGGGTACGCGGAGATGGACGGCACCAGCGCGGCGTCGGCGATCGTGGCCGGTGTCGCGGCGCTGGTGCGGGCCAAGCACCCGGACATGCCGGCCAAGGACGTCGTCAACGCGTTGATCAGGACCGCGAAGGACCTCGACGCG from Lentzea guizhouensis harbors:
- the trmB gene encoding tRNA (guanosine(46)-N7)-methyltransferase TrmB — encoded protein: MTVGQERAWDTHWEKLGHDVKTLPEGPLDFTSWFGRSAPVLLEIGSGMGETTSQLVAAAPELNYVAVEVYKPGLAQLLLRAEHLGGLDNLRVLRGDAVDLLTDHVTPASLHGVRIFFPDPWPKKKHHKRRLVQPEFVSLLASRLEPGGVLHLATDWENYAEQMLEVCSGERLLTNVYDGWAPRPDWRPVTKFEQRAVNEGRVSHDLMFKRNDLT
- the mycP gene encoding type VII secretion-associated serine protease mycosin, producing MPLLPALAVALPLLLAAQTIEEQEWHLDALDVYGAQAQTRGDGVIVGVIDSGVDAQHPDLAGRVLPGTGFGSSQGTDGTTDTDGHGTGMAAIIAGTGRNGGALGIAPGAKILPVASAEKTQFALDVVADSIRWATDHGAKVINLSLGFTGSTTPGLVRAVNYAMDKDVVLVAATGNEGEEVSSPANIGGVIAVAGTNRDGRPWRSSNVGADTVLAAPAEGIVTASPESVYPSGYAEMDGTSAASAIVAGVAALVRAKHPDMPAKDVVNALIRTAKDLDAPGRDDRTGFGLVDPAAAVKAQLPPVERNPLLPPPKPSPTPTAAAQERAAQPATVQDRLPFVGATFGGVALLTALLIALPVARTRRRPQPVSGRGTPPTPW
- a CDS encoding nitric oxide synthase oxygenase, whose protein sequence is MTPDVLPVAEEFVRMFHAAHSDAGSLSARIAQVRAEIAETGTYRHTTNELAYGARIALRDSGWCTSGVPWRRLKVRDLRGYRNAAAVAGECVEHLRLATNGGEIRPLVTVFAPDAPGSPGPVIWNEQLIRYAGYADGTGDRRYAQFTETMQGMGWRPPARRSRFDLLPLVVETQHEGARLFTLPQEIVHEVPLEHPALPWFGEMGLRWHAVPVISNMKLSIGGVHYPAAPFNSWFVGAEIGTRSLAEEGAYGVAREVAEALGLDTSSERTLWRDLATVHLNAAVLHSFDKASVTITDHHAEALHRLAWLRSRQRPSAARPAFRLDPAAAARARTGAPARFTTAVDETRPQPTSRLAELLRQQHTLTSV